In the Oncorhynchus tshawytscha isolate Ot180627B linkage group LG17, Otsh_v2.0, whole genome shotgun sequence genome, one interval contains:
- the LOC112217043 gene encoding NADH-cytochrome b5 reductase 3 has protein sequence MLSYIIGLIRSSIDNIINLILSLFLSKKKPAITLEDPNIKYALKLIDKEIISHDTRKFRFALRENDHVLGLPIGQHIYLSAKPDGVLVVRPYTPVSSDDDVGFVDLVVKIYYKNVNPKFPEGGKMSQYLESLRIGDTIDFRGPSGLLVYQGNGAFAIKAEKKAEPVIKTSKQVGMIAGGTGITPMLQIITAIMKDPQDQTVCHLLFANQTEKDILLRPELEEIAANHPTRFKLWFTLDRAPEEWEYSQGFISEDMVRDHLPPPGDDTLILLCGPPPMIQFACNPNLDKVGHASSQRFTF, from the exons ATGCTCTCTTACATCATTGGG ctcATTCGGAGCAGTATCGACAACATCATCAACCTCATCCTGAGCCTCTTCCTCTCAAAGAAGAAACCTGCCATCACTCTAGAGGACCCCAACATCAAATATGCATTAAAGCTGATAGATAAAGAG ATCATCAGTCATGACACAAGGAAATTCCGTTTTGCCCTGCGGGAGAATGATCATGTCCTTGGGCTACCCATTG GGCAACACATATACCTGTCTGCCAAGCCAGATGGAGTCCTGGTGGTCAGACCGTACACACCTGTGTCTAGTGACGACGACGTAGGCTTTGTAGACCTGGTAGTCAAG ATTTACTACAAGAATGTTAATCCAAAATTTCCTGAAGGTGGGAAGATGAGTCAGTACTTGGAGAGCCTCCGGATTGGCGACACCATTGATTTCAGAGGGCCCAGCGGCCTGCTGGTCTACCAAGGAAACG GGGCTTTTGCCATCAAGGCAGAAAAAAAGGCGGAGCCTGTGATCAAAACCTCCAAGCAAGTGGGCATGAtcgcaggagggactg GAATCACTCCCATGCTGCAGATCATCACAGCTATAATGAAGGATCCCCAGGACCAGACTGTGTGTCACCTGCTCTTCGCCAACCAG ACTGAGAAAGACATCTTGCTTCGACCGGAGTTGGAGGAGATCGCAGCTAATCACCCAACCCGATTCAAGCTATGGTTCACCCTGGACAGGGCTCCTGAGG AGTGGGAGTACAGCCAAGGCTTCATCAGTGAAGACATGGTGAGGGACCACCTTCCACCCCCTGGAGACGACACTCTCATCCTCCTGTGCGGACCGCCTCCCATGATCCAGTTTGCCTGTAACCCCAACCTGGACAAAGTGGGCCATGCCAGCAGCCAGAGGTTCACCTTTTAG